The following are encoded together in the Mesoplasma sp. JKS002658 genome:
- the scpB gene encoding SMC-Scp complex subunit ScpB — protein sequence MNNQELQAIIEGLLFISGDDGIELGQIAQVLSEEKPSVIKKTIKALEDKYNQDEASIFSIQKFNQNKYRLQTKSKYNNYLARLKTIDQPHRLTPAAIEVLSIIAYDGPISRHEIDLVRKSDSTYQVQRLKEKHLIKVVARDRINRSAFYEVTDNFYKIFNLTNGKADLPSLNFDDSSLEDETLISNDSTGQNIFKGDLNE from the coding sequence ATGAATAATCAAGAACTACAAGCAATTATTGAAGGTTTGCTTTTTATTAGTGGTGATGACGGGATTGAATTGGGTCAAATTGCTCAAGTTTTAAGTGAGGAAAAACCCTCAGTAATCAAAAAAACGATTAAAGCATTAGAAGATAAATACAATCAAGACGAAGCGTCGATTTTCTCAATTCAAAAATTTAATCAGAATAAATACCGTTTACAAACAAAATCGAAGTATAATAATTATCTAGCGAGATTAAAAACTATCGACCAACCTCATAGACTTACTCCTGCTGCAATTGAAGTGCTTTCAATTATTGCTTATGATGGGCCAATTTCTCGTCATGAAATTGACTTAGTGCGCAAAAGTGATTCTACTTATCAAGTTCAACGCTTAAAAGAAAAACACTTAATTAAAGTGGTTGCTAGGGACAGAATAAATCGTTCTGCATTTTATGAAGTTACTGATAATTTTTATAAAATCTTTAATTTGACCAACGGAAAAGCTGATTTACCATCCCTTAATTTTGATGACTCATCTCTTGAAGATGAAACCTTAATTAGTAATGATTCGACTGGTCAAAATATTTTTAAAGGAGATCTTAATGAGTAG
- the frr gene encoding ribosome recycling factor, protein MSIEETTVQTKHAMEDTIQGFKQHLNQIRTGRANANMLSSVMVEAYGVLTPINQTASVGAPEPQLLVVKPYDKSQVDNIIQGINRADLGFNPILDGEIIRINIPSLTEDIRKDIVKKMYKELENFKVRIRNNRRSALDQVKKNSEISEDVLKGFEKDVQTWTDEAIKQLDQLAKQKEKELMTI, encoded by the coding sequence ATGAGTATCGAAGAGACAACAGTGCAAACTAAGCACGCAATGGAAGACACAATTCAAGGGTTTAAACAACACTTGAATCAAATTCGGACAGGAAGAGCAAATGCTAATATGTTAAGTAGCGTGATGGTTGAAGCTTATGGTGTTTTAACTCCAATTAACCAAACTGCTTCAGTTGGTGCCCCAGAACCACAATTATTAGTAGTTAAACCTTATGACAAATCCCAAGTTGACAACATTATTCAAGGAATTAATCGTGCCGATTTAGGATTTAATCCAATTTTGGATGGAGAAATTATTCGGATTAATATTCCGAGTTTAACTGAAGACATTCGTAAAGATATTGTGAAAAAGATGTACAAGGAGTTAGAAAACTTTAAAGTAAGAATTCGCAATAATCGTCGTAGTGCACTTGACCAAGTGAAAAAGAATAGTGAAATTTCTGAAGATGTTCTCAAAGGATTTGAAAAAGATGTTCAAACTTGAACTGATGAAGCAATCAAACAACTTGATCAATTAGCAAAACAAAAAGAAAAAGAATTAATGACAATTTAA
- the guaA gene encoding glutamine-hydrolyzing GMP synthase, with the protein MKQTQIIILDYGSQYTQLLARRIRDLHVYAEVVNHRLTWLEMHQQYPDLKGIVLSGGPASIYDADAYLVDPAIFDSGLPIFGVCYGLQLITHLYHGSVERASKQEFGQAKLKILHPTKLFTDVPDNQDVWMSHADHITKMPDTFEKLATSEHSIAAIKHHSKEIYGIQFHAEVTHTLYGEQIIKNFLFLICNSTQDWFMSEFISAKVEEIRTLVRDQEVILGLSGGVDSSVAAALISKAIGDQLTCIFVDTGLLRLNESEKVMHAYEQNFMMKIIKVDAADQFYQALKGVEEPETKRKIIGKVFTDIFSDQAAKLQHAHFLAQGTIYPDVIESSTISGTSKVIKSHHNVGGLPDDLNFKLLEPLRTLFKDEVRKVGVELGLPESMIYRHPFPGPGLGIRVIGEVTKEKCDILRLVDDIFLSMMVEHDLYHQASQSFATLLPVKTVGVMGDNRTYDYVCALRSVQSVDFMTATISHFDWEFLEKVTTRIINEVDGVNRVVYDITSKPPGTIEWE; encoded by the coding sequence ATGAAACAAACACAAATCATCATTTTAGATTATGGGAGTCAGTATACCCAATTACTGGCACGAAGAATCCGGGATTTGCATGTTTATGCAGAAGTTGTCAACCATAGGTTAACTTGATTAGAAATGCACCAACAATATCCTGATCTAAAGGGAATTGTGCTTTCTGGAGGACCAGCGTCGATTTATGATGCCGATGCTTATTTGGTTGATCCTGCCATTTTTGATAGTGGTTTACCAATCTTTGGGGTTTGTTATGGTCTCCAATTAATTACCCATCTTTATCACGGGAGTGTAGAACGTGCTTCAAAACAAGAATTTGGTCAGGCAAAGTTAAAAATTCTGCACCCAACTAAACTTTTTACTGATGTACCAGATAATCAGGATGTATGAATGAGTCATGCTGATCATATTACTAAAATGCCTGATACTTTTGAGAAACTAGCAACTTCAGAACATTCGATTGCCGCAATTAAACATCACAGCAAGGAAATTTATGGAATTCAGTTTCATGCTGAAGTGACTCACACCTTGTATGGGGAGCAAATTATTAAGAACTTCTTGTTTTTGATTTGTAACTCTACTCAAGATTGGTTTATGAGTGAGTTTATTAGTGCTAAAGTTGAAGAAATTAGAACATTGGTACGTGATCAAGAAGTTATTCTTGGTTTAAGCGGAGGAGTTGATTCTTCAGTTGCAGCAGCGCTAATCAGTAAAGCGATTGGTGACCAGTTGACTTGTATTTTTGTAGATACAGGGTTATTGCGCTTAAATGAAAGTGAAAAAGTGATGCATGCTTATGAGCAAAACTTTATGATGAAAATTATTAAAGTTGATGCTGCTGACCAGTTTTATCAAGCCTTGAAAGGGGTTGAAGAACCAGAAACCAAGCGAAAAATTATTGGTAAAGTGTTTACTGATATTTTCAGTGATCAAGCAGCCAAACTTCAACACGCCCACTTTTTAGCTCAAGGAACAATTTATCCTGATGTAATTGAATCCTCAACGATTAGTGGGACTTCAAAAGTAATTAAATCTCATCACAACGTGGGAGGTTTACCTGATGATTTAAATTTTAAACTTCTTGAACCGTTACGTACTTTATTTAAAGATGAGGTTCGTAAAGTTGGGGTTGAACTCGGGCTACCTGAATCAATGATTTATCGTCATCCTTTCCCTGGACCAGGATTAGGGATTCGAGTAATTGGTGAAGTTACCAAAGAGAAGTGTGATATTTTAAGATTAGTTGATGATATCTTTTTATCAATGATGGTTGAGCACGATTTATATCACCAAGCTTCGCAATCTTTTGCCACTTTGCTTCCAGTAAAAACTGTTGGAGTTATGGGAGATAACCGGACTTATGACTATGTTTGTGCTTTAAGAAGTGTCCAAAGTGTTGATTTTATGACCGCAACAATTAGTCATTTTGATTGAGAGTTTTTAGAAAAGGTTACTACAAGGATTATTAACGAAGTTGATGGGGTTAACCGGGTAGTTTATGATATTACCTCAAAACCCCCAGGAACAATTGAATGGGAGTAG
- the cmk gene encoding (d)CMP kinase — MKKICIAVDGTAGSGKTFIFNQIANILDYDLFDTGQLYRAFTYYLHLIKTNFDNQESIIAGLTNFSFNIKDKRVLINNDLDVTDSLNGSMVTDNINQVTVIAQVRDYMTKIEREIGYREGMIELGRDITSVVLPDADLKIYLDSPIEIRAQRRYEQNMNEGIDESYQAVLKKIEARDTNDKTRLVGPLVQTKDSWYLDSSQYERVEDLVNVIVQRVRELEKEKK; from the coding sequence ATGAAAAAAATTTGTATTGCTGTAGATGGTACTGCTGGATCGGGAAAGACATTCATTTTTAACCAAATAGCAAATATTCTAGATTATGATCTTTTTGATACTGGGCAACTTTATCGTGCGTTTACCTACTATCTTCATTTGATTAAAACCAATTTCGATAATCAAGAATCAATTATTGCAGGATTAACAAACTTTAGTTTCAATATTAAAGATAAACGTGTTTTGATTAACAATGATTTAGATGTTACTGATAGTTTAAACGGCAGTATGGTTACAGATAATATTAACCAAGTAACTGTTATTGCTCAAGTGCGTGATTATATGACTAAAATTGAACGAGAAATTGGTTATCGAGAGGGAATGATTGAATTGGGACGTGATATTACAAGTGTAGTTCTTCCTGATGCTGATTTAAAAATTTATTTAGATTCACCCATAGAGATACGCGCTCAGCGTCGGTATGAGCAGAATATGAACGAGGGGATTGATGAATCTTATCAAGCTGTGCTTAAAAAAATTGAAGCTCGAGATACAAATGATAAAACCAGATTAGTTGGACCATTGGTTCAAACTAAAGATTCTTGATACCTTGATTCTTCTCAATATGAGCGAGTAGAAGATTTGGTTAATGTGATTGTGCAACGGGTACGAGAATTGGAAAAGGAAAAGAAATAA
- the argS gene encoding arginine--tRNA ligase yields the protein MTTKTIYQNFKEMLIKTATKLGIDEPRPQIELNKTGIDAHFSTTVALTNAKKKRVAPQVLASEFRDQLLADYQEVFADISIAGPGFINVTFNPSYLSKVTGQINTAKLDYGRVEKNHQIVSLEEVSVNPTGYLHVGHARNAVIGDSLKRLFEFTGYDVLTEYYVNDAGNQINILAVTVFVYYLNQLGIKTSLPEEAYKGEGYELVAHRLVEEYGDKFKDVTFTSNQIDDEKVNEIFRKKATAYFLEIIKSQLKSIGVEIGYYNSEQKMYDDHEIEKVLALYEQKKATYYQEGALFLKTTQYGDDKDRVLVKSDGKTYTYLTPDLASHNVRINRTKANKLINVWGGDHHGYIARMKAGLTWLGNDPDILEIQMIQMVRVIKNGTEFKMSKRKGTAIWMIDLVEMIGKDALRYMLAAKDANSHMDLDIDLVQQKNASNPVYYAQYATARLHSILQQANDRDLAPDFNQTALLKEEKETTLLITLDNFQEVVKQATKQRSPHLITDYIQVVARQFHSYYAEFKIIDISQLELTKVRLGLIVSVLQVLTNAFALIGLDVIEEM from the coding sequence ATGACTACCAAAACAATTTATCAAAACTTTAAAGAGATGCTGATCAAAACTGCAACTAAACTTGGGATTGATGAACCCCGCCCTCAAATCGAATTAAATAAAACTGGCATTGATGCTCATTTTTCAACTACGGTTGCTTTAACAAACGCCAAGAAAAAACGTGTTGCTCCTCAAGTTTTAGCATCAGAATTTCGTGATCAACTTTTAGCTGATTATCAAGAAGTCTTTGCTGATATTAGTATTGCTGGACCAGGATTTATTAATGTTACTTTTAATCCGAGTTATCTTTCAAAAGTTACTGGTCAAATCAATACTGCAAAACTTGATTATGGAAGAGTAGAAAAGAATCACCAAATTGTTAGTCTTGAAGAAGTTTCAGTTAATCCGACTGGTTATTTGCACGTTGGTCATGCTAGAAATGCAGTGATTGGAGATTCTTTAAAACGTTTATTTGAATTTACTGGTTATGATGTTTTGACTGAATACTATGTCAATGATGCGGGAAACCAAATTAACATTTTAGCAGTAACGGTTTTTGTTTATTATTTAAATCAGCTAGGGATTAAAACTTCTTTACCTGAAGAAGCTTATAAAGGTGAAGGTTATGAATTAGTAGCTCATCGATTAGTCGAAGAGTATGGTGATAAGTTTAAAGATGTCACTTTTACTAGTAACCAAATTGATGATGAAAAAGTAAATGAAATCTTCCGCAAAAAAGCGACTGCTTATTTTTTAGAAATTATCAAAAGTCAATTAAAAAGTATTGGTGTAGAAATTGGTTATTACAATAGTGAGCAAAAAATGTATGACGACCACGAAATTGAAAAAGTCTTGGCACTTTATGAACAAAAAAAAGCGACTTATTATCAAGAAGGAGCCCTGTTCTTAAAAACAACTCAGTATGGGGATGACAAAGACCGAGTATTGGTTAAAAGTGATGGTAAGACTTATACTTATCTCACTCCAGATTTAGCTTCTCACAACGTTCGAATTAACCGTACCAAAGCAAATAAACTAATTAATGTCTGAGGTGGTGATCACCACGGGTATATTGCGCGGATGAAAGCAGGGTTAACATGATTGGGTAACGATCCTGATATTTTAGAAATTCAGATGATTCAAATGGTTCGAGTTATTAAAAATGGTACTGAATTTAAAATGTCAAAACGAAAAGGAACCGCAATTTGAATGATTGATTTAGTCGAAATGATTGGTAAAGATGCCCTTCGTTATATGCTTGCTGCTAAAGATGCTAATTCGCATATGGATTTGGATATCGACTTGGTTCAACAAAAGAACGCTTCTAATCCGGTTTATTATGCTCAATACGCCACTGCTAGATTACACTCTATTCTTCAACAAGCTAATGATCGTGATTTAGCACCAGACTTTAATCAAACTGCTTTATTAAAAGAAGAAAAAGAAACTACCCTGTTAATTACTTTAGATAATTTTCAAGAAGTGGTTAAACAAGCGACAAAACAACGTTCTCCCCACTTAATTACTGACTACATCCAGGTAGTTGCTCGCCAGTTTCATTCTTATTATGCTGAATTTAAAATCATTGATATCAGTCAGTTGGAACTAACTAAGGTTCGCTTGGGTTTAATTGTGAGTGTCTTACAAGTTTTAACTAACGCTTTTGCTTTAATTGGTCTTGATGTAATTGAAGAAATGTAA
- the guaB gene encoding IMP dehydrogenase codes for MSAIEEKIISEGITFDDVLLVPAKSDILPGDVSLKTTLTKNIQLNIPVLSAAMDTVTESEMAKEMAILGGAGVIHKNLTPDQQALEVSKVKKIKVRKTDSQTAAIDQEGSLVVGAAVSTGEDTLKRVEALVKAKVNFIVVDSAHGHSDGILKTVRSIREIYPDLDIIAGNIATKQAAQDLVEAGANCVKVGIGPGSICTTRVVSGVGVPQISAIMEVYDYCQTHNIPFIADGGIKYSGDVVKALGAGANVVMLGSLLAGTKEAPGESIELDGKLYKTYVGMGSLAAMNRGSSDRYFQKGNQKLVPEGIESIVEYKGLVSEVIFQIMGGLRSGMGYTGSHNIDQLRTQARFVKITNAGLVESHPHDVRMFKQAPNYRK; via the coding sequence ATGAGTGCAATTGAAGAAAAAATTATAAGTGAAGGAATTACTTTTGATGATGTTTTATTAGTTCCTGCAAAAAGCGACATCCTCCCTGGTGATGTTTCTTTAAAGACAACTTTAACTAAAAACATTCAACTAAATATTCCTGTTCTTTCAGCAGCGATGGATACTGTAACTGAAAGTGAAATGGCTAAAGAAATGGCAATTCTGGGAGGAGCAGGAGTTATTCATAAAAATCTGACCCCTGACCAACAAGCTTTAGAAGTGAGCAAGGTTAAAAAAATTAAGGTTCGGAAAACTGATAGTCAAACTGCAGCAATTGATCAGGAGGGGAGCTTGGTTGTTGGAGCGGCGGTTTCCACTGGTGAGGACACTTTAAAACGAGTAGAGGCTTTGGTGAAGGCAAAAGTCAATTTTATTGTGGTTGACTCTGCGCATGGTCATTCTGATGGAATTTTAAAAACAGTTCGATCAATTCGTGAAATTTATCCTGATTTAGATATTATTGCAGGAAATATCGCTACCAAACAAGCAGCTCAAGACTTGGTTGAAGCAGGAGCTAATTGTGTTAAAGTTGGAATTGGACCAGGAAGTATTTGTACTACTAGGGTAGTTTCAGGAGTTGGAGTACCCCAAATTTCAGCAATTATGGAAGTTTATGATTATTGTCAAACTCACAACATTCCTTTTATTGCTGATGGTGGAATCAAGTATTCAGGTGATGTAGTCAAAGCTTTGGGAGCTGGAGCGAACGTCGTGATGCTTGGAAGCTTATTGGCAGGAACTAAAGAAGCGCCAGGAGAAAGCATCGAACTTGATGGAAAACTTTATAAGACTTATGTGGGAATGGGATCACTTGCAGCGATGAACCGTGGGTCAAGTGACCGTTATTTTCAAAAAGGAAATCAAAAACTTGTCCCTGAAGGAATTGAATCAATTGTGGAATATAAAGGTTTAGTAAGTGAAGTTATCTTTCAAATTATGGGAGGATTACGTTCAGGGATGGGTTATACTGGATCACACAATATTGACCAATTGCGCACCCAAGCCCGTTTTGTGAAGATTACTAATGCAGGGTTGGTTGAGTCACATCCTCACGATGTAAGAATGTTTAAACAAGCACCAAACTATAGAAAGTAA
- a CDS encoding YebC/PmpR family DNA-binding transcriptional regulator, with protein sequence MGRAHEVRAASMAKTAAKKSAANGRAAKEIYMLAKQGGADVTANLALRAAIDKAKSNQIPTDVINRAIKRAEGGDAENYVENRYEGYGPGSVAIIVDSLTSNVNRAIAEIRDTFNKKHGKLGSTGSVSFLFQNVALFSFEGNQEEILMDLLDRDVDVLDVSQDDDVVVVKAPFTSFALVKQALDEIGIKEYLVAEIRMVPDEVVVINDQETKDQLNQLLDKLDELEDVQAVYHNAKLD encoded by the coding sequence ATGGGAAGAGCACACGAAGTTCGCGCCGCTTCAATGGCTAAGACAGCAGCAAAAAAATCAGCAGCAAACGGAAGAGCAGCTAAAGAGATTTATATGTTAGCTAAACAAGGAGGAGCTGATGTGACTGCGAATTTGGCTTTGCGAGCTGCAATTGATAAAGCAAAATCAAATCAAATCCCCACTGATGTTATTAATAGAGCAATCAAACGTGCTGAAGGTGGAGATGCGGAGAATTATGTGGAGAATCGCTACGAGGGTTATGGACCTGGATCAGTTGCAATTATTGTTGATTCTTTAACTAGTAATGTCAACCGTGCCATTGCTGAGATTCGCGATACCTTCAATAAAAAGCACGGAAAGTTGGGTTCAACTGGTTCAGTTTCTTTCTTATTTCAAAATGTGGCCTTATTTAGTTTTGAGGGAAACCAAGAAGAGATTTTGATGGATTTGTTAGACCGTGATGTTGATGTTTTAGATGTTAGTCAAGATGATGATGTTGTGGTAGTAAAAGCGCCATTCACTAGTTTTGCCTTAGTGAAACAAGCATTAGATGAAATTGGTATAAAAGAATACTTGGTAGCTGAAATTAGAATGGTACCAGACGAGGTGGTTGTGATTAATGATCAAGAAACCAAAGATCAACTAAACCAACTTTTAGATAAACTTGATGAGTTAGAAGATGTTCAAGCTGTGTATCATAATGCTAAATTAGACTAA
- a CDS encoding deoxynucleoside kinase, translating into MRIAIFGTVGAGKSTVSNEISKRLGYEVFPEPIDDNPYFDDYYKDLKNTVFKMQIYMLAARSKQLKQAQNLKNIIFDRTILEDPIFMQVNHDLGNVNDTDFKTYNDFYENVILENLKIPDERVKFDIVIYLKVSTKKAKERIAKRGRASEMLVDDDYWEKLNKRYVDFYEKHKNDFSFALIDAENDDFDQEMHDVMEAIYAKEPSLRGK; encoded by the coding sequence ATGCGAATCGCAATTTTTGGAACGGTTGGAGCAGGTAAATCAACAGTATCTAATGAAATTAGTAAAAGATTAGGGTACGAAGTTTTTCCTGAACCAATTGATGATAATCCTTATTTTGACGACTACTACAAAGACTTAAAAAACACAGTTTTTAAGATGCAAATCTACATGTTGGCAGCCAGAAGTAAACAACTAAAGCAAGCCCAAAACTTAAAAAACATTATTTTTGACCGAACTATTTTAGAAGATCCGATTTTTATGCAAGTCAATCACGATTTAGGAAACGTTAATGATACTGATTTTAAAACTTATAATGACTTTTATGAAAACGTTATCTTAGAAAATTTAAAAATTCCTGATGAACGGGTAAAGTTTGATATTGTTATTTACTTGAAGGTTTCAACTAAAAAGGCTAAGGAAAGAATTGCTAAACGAGGAAGAGCATCAGAAATGTTGGTTGATGATGATTATTGAGAAAAGCTTAATAAACGTTATGTAGATTTTTATGAAAAGCATAAAAATGATTTCTCTTTTGCTTTAATTGATGCTGAAAATGATGACTTTGACCAAGAAATGCACGATGTCATGGAAGCAATTTATGCTAAAGAACCATCTCTACGTGGTAAATAA
- a CDS encoding segregation and condensation protein A, protein MQRWEEVQISNFSGPLDLLLNLVREKKLNILELNLIELTHQYLDYLNHQQELDIEIASEYLLMAATLIEMKSRLLIPQETLVSDQNDYSYEDFVEQLSRYEQFRTVSDFFTRAQEDYFTTRSPKKSQRKYQFDFAQSSQELDADEFLSFNLETLSKVYARVAQKYQKNVLTFSDEDINIDEEEYHLIETNLLSPRQVSDLILEKMQTRRLEEWSMFDLLSFEMINLTNLISVFLATLDLVKYQIVSVRQNQEQTDLYLRFTKYALENPDQLNGLEVENYE, encoded by the coding sequence GTGCAACGTTGAGAAGAAGTGCAGATTAGTAACTTTTCTGGACCTTTAGATTTATTATTAAATTTGGTCCGTGAAAAGAAACTAAACATTTTAGAGTTAAATTTAATTGAATTAACTCATCAGTATTTAGATTATTTAAATCACCAGCAAGAATTAGACATCGAGATTGCTTCTGAATATTTATTGATGGCAGCGACTTTGATTGAAATGAAATCACGATTGTTAATTCCTCAAGAAACCTTGGTGTCTGATCAAAATGATTATTCTTATGAAGATTTTGTTGAGCAATTATCTCGTTATGAACAATTTCGGACAGTTAGTGATTTTTTCACTCGTGCTCAAGAAGACTATTTCACCACTCGTTCGCCTAAAAAAAGTCAACGAAAATACCAGTTTGACTTTGCTCAATCATCCCAAGAACTTGATGCTGATGAATTTTTATCATTTAATTTAGAAACTCTAAGTAAGGTTTATGCTCGTGTTGCTCAAAAATATCAAAAAAATGTTCTAACGTTTAGTGATGAGGATATCAATATTGATGAAGAAGAGTACCATTTGATTGAAACTAACCTCCTTTCTCCTCGTCAAGTTAGTGATTTGATTTTAGAAAAAATGCAAACCCGTCGCTTGGAAGAGTGGTCGATGTTTGATTTACTAAGTTTTGAAATGATAAATTTAACTAATTTAATTTCAGTTTTTCTCGCAACCTTGGATTTAGTAAAATATCAGATTGTGAGCGTTCGTCAAAATCAAGAACAAACTGATTTATACTTACGTTTTACCAAATATGCATTAGAAAATCCCGATCAATTGAACGGGCTGGAGGTTGAGAATTATGAATAA
- a CDS encoding pseudouridine synthase, producing the protein MSSHQIERVQKIIANRGYVSRRKAEKLISEHRVKVNGEVVQDLGTKVSVDAQIMVDNHLVEPAAQKYYFIFYKPRNVVSTMYDPKHRKTIADYFKAVPTRVYPVGRLDYDVSGLILVTNDGEMANFVMHPRYEFIKTYQALVNGKTSKQTVNQLLKGVTIDDDNYFTKALTARIVNYNPDKNESIIELSIAEGRKHHVKKMLAAAEIDLKKLMRTKIENIELDQLKPGEYRSLTPYEVRSFYGTYKAVRRKTDS; encoded by the coding sequence ATGAGTAGTCATCAGATTGAACGGGTTCAAAAAATTATTGCCAATCGTGGTTATGTTTCACGTCGGAAGGCTGAAAAATTAATTAGTGAACACCGGGTAAAAGTAAATGGAGAAGTGGTTCAAGATTTAGGAACTAAAGTTTCAGTTGATGCCCAAATTATGGTTGATAACCATCTGGTTGAACCTGCAGCCCAAAAGTATTACTTCATTTTTTATAAACCCCGAAATGTAGTTTCCACAATGTATGATCCCAAACACCGTAAAACGATTGCTGATTATTTTAAAGCAGTGCCAACCAGAGTTTATCCTGTGGGAAGGTTAGATTATGATGTTTCTGGATTAATTTTGGTTACTAATGATGGTGAAATGGCCAACTTTGTAATGCACCCTAGATATGAATTTATTAAAACTTATCAAGCATTAGTTAATGGTAAAACTAGTAAACAAACAGTTAACCAACTTTTAAAGGGAGTGACTATTGATGATGATAATTACTTCACTAAAGCTTTAACAGCTCGCATTGTGAACTACAATCCTGATAAAAATGAATCAATTATTGAATTAAGCATTGCTGAAGGACGTAAGCATCATGTTAAAAAAATGCTTGCCGCTGCTGAAATTGATTTGAAAAAATTAATGCGAACTAAAATTGAGAATATTGAACTTGACCAATTAAAACCAGGTGAATACCGTTCTTTGACCCCATACGAAGTGCGAAGTTTTTATGGAACTTATAAAGCTGTGCGTCGAAAAACTGATTCCTAA
- a CDS encoding inorganic diphosphatase, translating into MKKENVIPMIVEIPKGSSNKYEVDAITNRIILDRVLYGANFYPGEYGMVENTLDWDGDPLDVIALATYPTLPGVQVNVRILGTINMIDDGEIDTKLFGVFANDPRFDTYQNLNDVPLHWRQEIENFFLQYKQLQNKTVKIDGWGDQAQALKELKECYERYEEYKDRILKGEKDSIVEEWHQKGLGLGK; encoded by the coding sequence ATGAAAAAAGAAAATGTAATTCCCATGATTGTTGAAATCCCAAAAGGTTCATCAAATAAATACGAAGTTGATGCTATCACTAACCGGATTATTTTAGACCGAGTATTGTACGGAGCGAACTTTTATCCTGGCGAATATGGAATGGTAGAAAACACTTTAGATTGAGATGGCGATCCTTTGGATGTTATCGCTTTAGCAACATACCCAACTCTACCAGGCGTTCAAGTAAATGTTCGAATTTTAGGAACAATTAACATGATTGATGATGGAGAAATTGATACAAAATTATTTGGGGTTTTTGCTAACGATCCTCGTTTTGATACTTACCAGAACTTAAATGATGTTCCTTTGCATTGGCGTCAAGAAATTGAAAACTTCTTCTTACAATACAAGCAACTTCAAAACAAGACTGTAAAAATTGATGGGTGAGGCGATCAAGCACAAGCTCTTAAAGAGTTAAAAGAATGCTATGAACGTTATGAAGAATACAAGGATAGAATTCTTAAAGGTGAAAAAGATTCAATTGTTGAAGAATGACATCAAAAAGGTTTGGGTTTAGGAAAATAA